The stretch of DNA AAAACGTACGTTTTGAGTATCAAAAACATACGAAAACTAGCGGGATTGTCTTGTTACTAGCAGAAGATGCTGTCTATCGGGTCAACTTGCGATGGATGCGGTGGGGGCGGGAGGCCTCCTCGCCGAGGCGCTTGACCTTGTCCTCCTGATAGGCCTGGAAGTTGCCTTCGAACCAGTGCCACTTGGCCGGGTTGTCGTCATCGCCCTCCCATGCGAGGATATGCGTGGCGATGCGGTCGAGGAACCAGCGGTCGTGGGAGATGACCACGGCGCAGCCGGGGAACTCGATCAGCGCGTTCTCCAGCGATTCCAGCGTTTCGACGTCAAGATCGTTCGTGGGCTCATCGAGCAGGAGCAGGTTGCCGCCCTGCTTCAGCGTCAGTGCAAGGTTCAGGCGGTTGCGTTCGCCGCCGGAAAGCATGCCGGTCAACTTCTGCTGGTCGCTGCCCTTGAAACCGAAGCTGGCGACGTAGGCGCGGGTCGGCACTTCGACGCCGGCGACCTCGATGAAGTCGTTGCCGTCCGAAACCGCTTCCCAAAGGTTCTTGTTCGGGTCGAGACCCTCGCGGTTCTGGTCGACGTACGAGATCTTGACGGTCTCGCCGATGGTCAGCTTGCCGCTGGTGAGCGGTTCTTTGCCCACGATGGTCTTGAACAGGGTGGACTTGCCGACGCCATTGGGCCCGATGATACCCACGATGCCGTTTCTCGGCAAAGTGAAGGAGAGGTCGTCGATTAGCACGCGGTCGCCGAACGCCTTGTGGATGTGTTCGGCCTCCAGCACCTGCGAGCCCAGACGCGGCCCCGGCGGGATGACGATTTCGGAGAAGTCCAGCTTCTTGGAGTTGCGCGCCTCGTTCTCCATCTCGTCGTAGCGCTCGAGCCTGGCCTTGTTCTTGGCTTGACGGGCCTTAGGCGAGCTCTTGACCCATGCGATTTCGTTCTTCAAGCGCTTGGCGAGCTTGGCGTCCTTGGCGCCCTGGATTTCCATACGCTTTTCTTTGGTCTCCAAGTACGTGGAGTAGTTGCCCTTGTAGGGGTAGAGATGGCCGCGGTCGACCTCGCAGATCCATTCGGCTACGTTGTCCATGAAGTAGCGGTCGTGGGTGACGGCGATGACGGCGCCTTTGTAGGAGTGCAGGAACTGCTCGAGCCAGAGGATGGATTCGGCGTCGAGGTGGTTGGTCGGCTCGTCGAGCAGCAGCAAATCGGGGGCTTCCAGCAGCAACTTGCACAGCGCCACGCGACGGCGTTCGCCACCCGAGCAGACCTTGACCGGCGTATCCGGGTCCGGACACTGCAAGGCATCCATCGCCTGCTCGAGCTGGGAGTCGATGTCCCAGCCGTCGGCCGCGTCGATCTCTTCCTGCAGCTTGCCCATCTCGGCCATCAAAGCGTCGTAGTCGGCGTCCGGATTGGCCATTTCCTCGCCGATTTCGTTGAATCGGTCGACCTTCTTGGTGATGTCGCCGAAAGCGGCTTTGATGTTCTCGCCGACGGTTTTGTCTTCGTCCAGCGGCGGTTCCTGCTGCAGGATGCCTACGGAATAGCCGGGGGTCAGCTTCGCCTCGCCGTTGGAGACGGTTTCCTGCCCCGCCATGATCTTGAGCAGGGTCGACTTGCCCATGCCGTTGGGGCCGACGACGCCGATTTTCGCGCCCGGCAAAAAGCTCAGGGTCACGTCGTCAAGGATCACACGGTCGCCATAGGCCTTGCGAGCATTGATCATCTGGAAAATGAATTCAGCCAAGTATTCGTTCCTTCGTTCTGATGTGTGCTATGTCTCATTGCGTTTCAAACATTCCGCAAGGTTTGCCTTACCCGCGGATTCAAGCCAATTTTGGCATATCGAGTAGACGTTTCGGCGAATCTTTGCGCTCGGTTTAATGACGGTTTTGTGCATTTTGTCAAGAAATGACGCTTACTTGGGAACAAATCGACGCGGTGATATGTTGGGTCTGGTAATGTGCTCGTTTCAACCTGTATGTTGTGACGTCATACGATTATGCTGTATTTGATATGACCTCCGCGACTGGCGGATTGAGAAGTACTCGGAAACCCGTGAAGGGAGCGGCACGATGGAACAGGAACTGACCAACCTGCCGGCGAATCTGCCGGAGGCTTTGCCTATTGAAAACCCGCTGAGCTCGGCCGATGCCCGGGTGCCGGCCGAAATCGAACAGTCTTCAGGGCTGCTTTTGCAGGGCAGACGTCTGCGTTCGTTCGCCTACACCACCGACGCTGCTGTAATACATAACACCAATGCCGACGCCATTCTCGCCGTTTACCCGTTCACTGGCCAGCCGGTCATCAATCAGGCCGTGCTTTCCGTGGCGCAGGCCCCGGTGTTCGTGGGCGTCGGGGGAGGCACCACCACCGGCACGCGCGTGCTCGAACTGGCCGTGTTTGCCGAGATGCAAGGTGTTGCTGGCGTTGTGTTGAACGCACCCAGCGAGGTCGAGATCGTGCGCGAGGTCGCCATGACCGTGCACGTACCCGTGATGGCGACGATTGTGCAATGGGACGATATGGTGCAGCGCAAGATCGAGGCCGGGGCAAAGATCATCAACGTCGCCGCCGGCAGGAACACCGCCGAAGTGGTGGCGCACGTTAAGGACCGTTACCCGGAGATTCCTGTGGTCGCCAGTTCCGGCGGTTCCGCGCAATCCATTCACGAGACCATCGAGGCCGGTGCCAACGCACTTTCGTGGACGCCTCCGAGTGCCACCGAACTGCAGAAACAGATGATGGAACGTTACCGTCGTGGCGAAACCGGCCATGCCGACGGTGTCCAAAGCGCTCCCAGCTCGCCATTCCCGAATGTCAACCCGAACGGCACCTCCAAGAGTTTCTATACTTCCACAGCCAGCATGGGCCATCCCTATACCGATGTTCCACCGGCCAAACAGCCGAGTCCGCGCCACAAGAAGCAAACCCCGCCCAGCGATGCCGTCGTCGAATCAAACTGAACGAGAAAATCCGAAATTCAGGTTCTAGGCAATGTCTCAGATGAGCACGCCGTTGCAGTGGTCGATTTCGTGCTGGATGATTTGTGCCGTCCAACCGCTGAAATTGGCGATACGCTCCTTGAATCTCCTATCTTGGTAGCGTACCCGTATCGTTTCGAACCTTGTTGTC from Bifidobacterium sp. ESL0728 encodes:
- the ettA gene encoding energy-dependent translational throttle protein EttA → MAEFIFQMINARKAYGDRVILDDVTLSFLPGAKIGVVGPNGMGKSTLLKIMAGQETVSNGEAKLTPGYSVGILQQEPPLDEDKTVGENIKAAFGDITKKVDRFNEIGEEMANPDADYDALMAEMGKLQEEIDAADGWDIDSQLEQAMDALQCPDPDTPVKVCSGGERRRVALCKLLLEAPDLLLLDEPTNHLDAESILWLEQFLHSYKGAVIAVTHDRYFMDNVAEWICEVDRGHLYPYKGNYSTYLETKEKRMEIQGAKDAKLAKRLKNEIAWVKSSPKARQAKNKARLERYDEMENEARNSKKLDFSEIVIPPGPRLGSQVLEAEHIHKAFGDRVLIDDLSFTLPRNGIVGIIGPNGVGKSTLFKTIVGKEPLTSGKLTIGETVKISYVDQNREGLDPNKNLWEAVSDGNDFIEVAGVEVPTRAYVASFGFKGSDQQKLTGMLSGGERNRLNLALTLKQGGNLLLLDEPTNDLDVETLESLENALIEFPGCAVVISHDRWFLDRIATHILAWEGDDDNPAKWHWFEGNFQAYQEDKVKRLGEEASRPHRIHRKLTR
- a CDS encoding dioxygenase, producing the protein MEQELTNLPANLPEALPIENPLSSADARVPAEIEQSSGLLLQGRRLRSFAYTTDAAVIHNTNADAILAVYPFTGQPVINQAVLSVAQAPVFVGVGGGTTTGTRVLELAVFAEMQGVAGVVLNAPSEVEIVREVAMTVHVPVMATIVQWDDMVQRKIEAGAKIINVAAGRNTAEVVAHVKDRYPEIPVVASSGGSAQSIHETIEAGANALSWTPPSATELQKQMMERYRRGETGHADGVQSAPSSPFPNVNPNGTSKSFYTSTASMGHPYTDVPPAKQPSPRHKKQTPPSDAVVESN